Part of the Penicillium digitatum chromosome 4, complete sequence genome is shown below.
GTAATGGCAATTTCGGCTGGTGCTCTCTACGTCGTTGCGTCTTGCTTGCTGCCTCGTCGTCGGTTCTAGAGCCCTTCCATAAAGGAATGGCATCAATAGCAGACGTTATACTGGCTTTGGGCTCGTGACTGGGCtgtttcctttctttttgttctttttgaGCGCAAGGTAAGTCTCAAAGTGTATCCTTCGCTCTTAAATTTATAAATCTTAATGTACCTAGCCAGTGGGGGTTAGAAACCTCAGGAGATACTATAATGGCAGAGAAGTGTCTACATTTCTGATATGGCAGTTAAAGACTTATCTGGCTGTGAGGGTTTATCATCAATTCTTCTTACTTTAACCTCGGGATATCCATTGGACCATTATAGTAGTCTCCGGAACTCCGACTCCGCATCACAGCTTGTACTAGCATAGAGACATGCGAAAGAAATATGCAAATATAGAATCCTCTCCCCTCATCTCATCGCCTCTCTTACTTTGCACTACCATCCATCATCCAGCAAAATGCGCAGCATGGGCTCCACTACCCCTAGAATCTACAAGCAGGCTGTCTTCAAGGAACAAGGCGCCAGTCTGACGCTAGAAAAGGTTCCACTGACTTTACCCAAACGTGACGAGACTTTGGTCCAAGTCGAAACATGCGGCGTGTGTCATTCGGACCACTTTGCGCAGACGAACCTCATAGGAGGAGGATTGTGAGCCACCTGTCATGGGATAGAGGAAGCCTTGCCTAATTTCCGGTGCTCTTATAGTCCACTCGTTCCCGGTCATGAGATCATCGGATGCGTGGCAGCCGTTGGAGTGGGCGAGATCCTTTGGAAGGAAGGAGATCGGATTGGAGGTGCATGGCATGGTGGGCACGATGGTTTGATATGCGTTCCTCAACTTTAAAAGCCTCTGGCTCCTTTACAAGAACATCTACTGATGCAATTGAGAAGCACCTGTGGGGCATGCAAAAAAGGCTTCTTCCAGATGTGCGATAATGAGGAAGTCAACGGCATTTCCCGAAATGGCGGATGCACATCTTTCCCTTTTATTCATTTATCTCTTTTTTCGCTTTATCACCCTTTCCTCAATACACCCAAAGGAATAGAATCTCAAGGCTAATATCTCCCCTCCTACCACGGTAGATGCCGAATATTGTACCATTCGCCGCGAGAGGCTGCCGTGCACATTCCCGATCACGTCAATGCCGCCAAATACGCACCCATGCTATGTGCTGGTGTCACTGTCTTCAACGACATGCGCCACATGAAGATCCCGCAGGGTGAGTTAGTCGCTATCCAGGGCCTGGGCGGACTCGGTCATCTGGAACTCCAGTGTATGCAAGCAAGTTTGGCTACCGCGTAGTGGCGCTCTCGCGCGACTCCACAAAGGAGGAATTTGCACGGAAATTGGGGGCGCATGATTACATTGACACCAGTCGGTAGAACCCTGTCGCTGCTTTGCAGAAGCTGGGCGGTGCTTCTCTGATCTACGGTGCCTGTGCCGGAGATCATTCACCCGCTGATTCAAGGACTCGGTATTATGGGGAAGTTGTTGATTCTTTCCAGTAAGCATTTCTAGGGGTGGCTTGAAGAGAGTTTGTTCCCTGAGGCTTTGGTTTGATACTGACGATCATAGTTGTTGGTGGTATCGAAGTGCATACTGGTCTCTTGGTAAGTCGTATTCCCCTCTCTTAAAAACCCAGACACAAACAGAGGAGACACTGACAGGACCAGAACAACAGAGATAATCCCATTTTAGGTTGGTAGGGGAAGTCCATCTGGAGTTGTCCCAGCGGGCATGCCACTGATTCCGAGGATACCATCTTATTTGCGGACCTGCATGGCATTGATTGTCTGGTTGAGGAGTTCCCCTTGGAATAGTGCAACGAAGCATTCGTTATGAAGTATCTCTCCTTCGTTGAGATGATATGATCCTGCATGTTTTGTCCCACACCTGGGCGGTCCGCCACGAAGGGAATACCATGTGCCTTCAGCGTAACTGCAGGGCCCACACCAGAGACCATGAGAAACCGGGGTGATTGGAAGGCCCCTACCGAGAGAACAATCTCCTTGCGTGCAGAAAGGGTGTACGCATAGCCCATTGTCTCTACGTCAAATCCAACAGCCCAGGCGCCGTGGAAGCGGATGCGTTTCGCCAGGGCAGATTGAAAGACTGTGAGGTTTGGATCGGCGAGGCCCTTGCGCAGAAAAGACATCTTAGACGACTCACGATGCATGGTCGTGGCATTGATCGTGTACAGGCCATAGTACTGGCCCAATAGCGCTCCACTCTGGAACTCGCTGCGTATCTGGAGACCGATCTCCAAGAAGGCATGTTTCGCCCATGTCACAAAGGCCTGGGCGTAGTGAGATAAGGGGCCATCGCCAGTGTCCAACACGGTTGGATCAGCCTCGCTGTGGGCTGCTGCTCGGAATGACTACCCCGGCAATTATTCCCTCGAGCCCCCCACCACATGGCCCTACTGATTGGGAGTGCACGCCTATCTCGGTGTTCGCCAAAGTGCTCAACACTCAGGCGGATCCCGACTACAATCTCCTTCAGGAGATTATCACCTATGACTGCACCTACACTTCGCTCACGTTCGACAATCCCACTCTGCATGGGATCATGCCTTGGGCAGGTACGCACTCCCATGTGGGTCCGCAGGCTTTTATCGACATCTTCACCCGAGTAGGCCTGTATTGGGATCGGGGCCCATTTTCCATCGATCATCTCTTTGGCGATGAAGGCAACGTGACCGCCTGGGGATCATTCACGGCTACATCGCGCACTCTCGGGAAGGCGATTATCTCCCCCTGGGCCGCTCGTGCGCAGGTTAATTCGGCCAACCAGATTTTTGAACTCCAGTAGGATGGAGGATACCGCTTCATCCTTCGGGTCGGATAATAGTACCAAAGCGTTTATTTTCGAATCCTGAAGGTGGCACCGCCAATGTCTAATTGAGATTCAGCACTGTAGCGGAGGGACAAAGTGTTGCTACAGGGGAAGAGGATCACCCAAAGGAGTTTCGGAGGGGTGTTTCCCCTTTTGGAAGAATCAGGACTGGGGTTGATGTGATGAAAGGAATAAGCACCTTCACATAGATTCCACTTTTATCCAAGCGCACATCTCCGTACAGATTCCGGAAAGATGCTCTGTCCAAATCAATTACATTGTAGAGCTGTATTTCTACATTTCTTTCTTGCTGTTTGTTCGGAGTTAAACAACCCCTGCAAGACTCACCCGACACCGTTGATCCGCGCTCCGAGGTCGCGCACTGGTCTCTAATTTTAATTTTGTCCAAGAAAACTGGAATGGTCGCTGCATGCAAGGGAGAGGGGAAGATTACCGGGCTGCCAAAGATCGGTTCTTGAGCAGAAAAAGCCCATCACTGGTTGCTGGCATATCAGAAAGGAAATAGAAGTGCTAACACAATGACCACGGTCACGAAAATCGATGTGCACCACCATTTCTACCCTCCGGCTT
Proteins encoded:
- a CDS encoding Polyketide synthase, enoylreductase, whose protein sequence is MRSMGSTTPRIYKQAVFKEQGASLTLEKVPLTLPKRDETLVQVETCGVCHSDHFAQTNLIGGGFPLVPGHEIIGCVAAVGVGEILWKEGDRIGGAWHEAAVHIPDHVNAAKYAPMLCAGVTVFNDMRHMKIPQVYASKFGYRVVALSRDSTKEEFARKLGAHDYIDTRLGIMGKLLILSIVGGIEVHTGLLNNRDNPILGW
- a CDS encoding Glucose-methanol-choline oxidoreductase, whose amino-acid sequence is MIDGKWAPIPIQAYSGEDVDKSLRTHMGVRTCPRHDPMQSGIVERERSSFRAAAHSEADPTVLDTGDGPLSHYAQAFVTWAKHAFLEIGLQIRSEFQSGALLGQYYGLYTINATTMHRESSKMSFLRKGLADPNLTVFQSALAKRIRFHGAWAVGFDVETMGYAYTLSARKEIVLSVGAFQSPRFLMVSGVGPAVTLKAHGSYHLNEGEILHNECFVALFQGELLNQTINAMQVRK